A window of the Cannabis sativa cultivar Pink pepper isolate KNU-18-1 chromosome X, ASM2916894v1, whole genome shotgun sequence genome harbors these coding sequences:
- the LOC133032408 gene encoding uncharacterized mitochondrial protein AtMg00860-like, producing the protein MEEHEEHLRLTLSRLKEHQLYAKFKKCEFWLEKVAFLGHIVSKDGVEVDPAKIEAVKSWPKPKTASEVRSFLGLAGYYRRFVEGFSKIATPLTNLTRKQQKFAWTDKCEESFQTLKDKLITAPVLCVPTNKDKFVVYCDASKQGLGCVLMQNEKVVAYASVPKGV; encoded by the coding sequence ATGGAAGAGCACGAGGAGCACTTAAGGCTAACTCTAAGCAGACTCAAAGAGCACCAATTGTACgccaaattcaaaaagtgtgagttctggttggagAAAGTGGCGTTTCTAGGCCATATAGTGTCCAAAGATGGGGTAGAGGTGGACCCTGCGAAAATTGAAGCAGTGAAGAGCTGGCCAAAACCAAAAACCGCAAGTGAGGTTCGGAGTTTCCTCGGACTAGCTGGATATTATAGGAGATTCGTTGAAGGGTTCTCAAAAATAGCCACACCATTGACGAATCTGACTCGAAAGCAACAAAAATTTGCATGGACAGATAAATGTGAGGAAAGCTTTCAGACATTGAAAGATAAACTCATAACAGCACCCGTCCTGTGTGTTCCAACTAACAAAGACAAATTtgtagtatattgcgacgcatcaAAGCAAGGGCTCGGTTGTGTGTTGATGCAGAATGAGAAGGTGGTAGCCTATGCCTCAGTGCCTAAAGGAGTATGA